One region of bacterium genomic DNA includes:
- the radC gene encoding DNA repair protein RadC, with translation MCPVGRRLRPVCVCAARRRRTALARIRDLPDELRPRERLLRHGADALSAAELVAVLLRTGSPTRSAVDVAADLIGRHGSLARLAAAGVRELRDVDGVGEVKALNLLAAFELGRRLGTLPARQRPRIEGPADAARLVMGRLRFAEAERFLVLLLNTRHEVLDTVEVTRGGLASSPVHPREVFKPAVREGAAAVILVHNHPSGDPAPSRADLAVTARLCRAATVMGIPVLDHMIIGDGRWVSLRERGVVFEGPLSADA, from the coding sequence GTGTGCCCGGTAGGGCGCCGGCTCCGCCCCGTTTGTGTATGCGCGGCACGACGCAGGAGGACGGCCCTGGCGCGCATCAGGGATCTGCCGGACGAGCTGCGGCCGCGGGAACGGCTGCTGCGGCACGGCGCGGACGCGCTCAGCGCGGCAGAGCTCGTCGCGGTCCTGCTGCGGACGGGCTCGCCGACGCGAAGCGCCGTGGACGTAGCGGCGGATCTGATCGGGCGCCACGGCAGCCTGGCGCGGCTGGCCGCGGCGGGCGTGCGGGAATTGCGGGACGTGGACGGTGTCGGCGAGGTGAAGGCCCTCAACCTTCTCGCCGCCTTCGAGCTCGGTCGGCGCCTCGGCACCTTGCCCGCGCGGCAGCGGCCGCGCATCGAGGGGCCCGCCGACGCCGCGCGCCTGGTGATGGGGCGTCTCAGGTTCGCGGAAGCGGAGCGGTTTCTCGTGCTGCTGCTGAACACGCGGCACGAGGTGCTGGACACGGTGGAGGTGACGCGCGGGGGATTGGCGAGTTCGCCGGTCCATCCGCGCGAGGTGTTCAAGCCGGCGGTGCGGGAGGGCGCCGCCGCGGTCATTTTGGTCCACAATCACCCGTCGGGGGATCCCGCGCCGAGCCGGGCCGATTTGGCGGTCACGGCCCGCCTCTGTCGCGCGGCGACGGTCATGGGCATCCCGGTGCTGGACCACATGATCATCGGCGACGGCCGGTGGGTGAGCCTGCGGGAGCGCGGGGTGGTCTTCGAAGGGCCGCTGTCTGCCGACGCCTAA
- a CDS encoding DUF4321 domain-containing protein produces the protein MARAAKRTSREPWWILVVVIIAGAMLGSVIADSLGQFTYLAPLGHSVAVGVDPPVTLDLRVLTLTLGFVIRLNLATVLGIIAAIYVFRLL, from the coding sequence GTGGCGAGAGCGGCAAAGCGAACGTCGCGCGAACCGTGGTGGATCCTGGTCGTGGTCATCATCGCCGGCGCGATGCTCGGCAGCGTGATCGCGGACTCCCTCGGACAGTTCACCTACCTCGCGCCGCTCGGACACTCCGTCGCCGTCGGCGTCGATCCGCCGGTGACCCTCGACCTGCGCGTGCTCACGCTGACGCTCGGTTTCGTGATTCGATTGAACCTGGCCACGGTGCTTGGTATAATCGCGGCGATATACGTGTTCCGGTTGCTGTAG
- a CDS encoding twin-arginine translocase TatA/TatE family subunit has product MGPKFWELIIVLAIVILLFGPSRLAGLGGAVGKAMREFKEATKPEEPKSPPAGQGGGAGTKA; this is encoded by the coding sequence ATGGGTCCCAAGTTCTGGGAACTGATCATTGTGCTGGCGATCGTCATCCTGCTGTTTGGCCCGAGCCGGCTCGCGGGCCTGGGCGGCGCGGTCGGCAAGGCGATGCGGGAATTCAAGGAAGCGACGAAGCCGGAGGAGCCGAAGTCCCCGCCGGCCGGCCAGGGCGGCGGCGCAGGCACCAAGGCCTAA
- a CDS encoding polyprenyl synthetase family protein, with protein sequence MTQVVALERIYAPVRRDLDALERVFRAELSTEDAFVGELVTHVLASRGKLLRPALACLSAVASGGSAAPDPDRLGVAGAVELIHVASLIHDDVIDAADLRRGQASVNAVWGNQVAVLLGDFLFAKAFHILARIRTEGVAAAMAAATVRMAKAEIIQIKHGNTPHTDEGIYYGIIDGKTAALTEAACRCGAVTAGAPADATASLAVFGLEWGLAFQITDDALDLTATADHVGKPIGSDIQTGKVTLPIIFALRDASAADARRLREILDADGSRARPEAAALALSAAGLSAGPESGRPPAAPPSLDEVQAILARTGAIERALAVARDRAQRAARALDGLPPSAAHDSLAALVEFVTVRTR encoded by the coding sequence GTGACGCAGGTCGTGGCCCTGGAACGGATCTATGCGCCCGTGCGTCGCGACTTGGACGCGCTGGAGCGTGTGTTCCGCGCGGAACTCTCCACCGAAGACGCTTTCGTCGGCGAACTGGTGACCCACGTGCTCGCGAGTCGCGGCAAACTGCTGCGGCCCGCGCTCGCCTGCCTCTCGGCCGTGGCGTCCGGCGGCTCCGCGGCGCCCGACCCGGACCGGCTCGGCGTCGCCGGGGCCGTCGAGCTGATCCACGTCGCCTCGCTCATCCACGACGACGTCATTGACGCCGCGGATCTGCGGCGCGGCCAGGCCTCGGTGAACGCGGTATGGGGGAACCAGGTCGCGGTGCTGCTCGGCGACTTTCTCTTCGCGAAAGCGTTCCACATCCTTGCGCGGATCCGCACCGAGGGTGTCGCGGCCGCGATGGCGGCGGCGACGGTGCGCATGGCGAAAGCCGAGATTATCCAGATCAAGCACGGCAATACGCCGCACACCGACGAGGGAATCTACTACGGCATCATCGACGGCAAGACTGCGGCGCTGACCGAGGCCGCCTGCCGGTGCGGCGCCGTGACGGCCGGGGCGCCGGCGGATGCCACCGCCTCCCTCGCGGTCTTCGGCCTCGAGTGGGGCCTGGCGTTCCAGATCACGGACGACGCCCTCGACCTGACGGCGACCGCCGACCACGTCGGCAAGCCGATCGGGAGCGACATTCAGACCGGCAAGGTGACGCTGCCCATCATCTTCGCGCTGCGGGATGCGTCCGCGGCGGACGCGCGGCGCCTGCGCGAGATCCTCGACGCCGACGGGAGCCGCGCGCGGCCCGAGGCGGCCGCCCTGGCGCTGTCCGCGGCGGGACTGTCCGCGGGGCCCGAATCCGGACGCCCCCCGGCCGCGCCGCCGTCCCTCGACGAGGTCCAGGCCATTCTCGCCAGGACAGGCGCGATCGAGCGGGCGCTGGCCGTGGCGCGCGATCGTGCGCAGCGCGCGGCGCGTGCCCTCGACGGCCTGCCGCCGTCCGCGGCGCACGACAGCCTCGCCGCCCTTGTGGAGTTCGTGACCGTCCGGACCCGATGA
- a CDS encoding hydrogenase iron-sulfur subunit, with protein MPELARQPGRPRIVGFLCDFAVDASSLMDADGTMRDAPNVKLIKVPCSGFIRPAWLEFALRNGAEGVFVCGCPLGDCFNRLGNNLIGDRVVQLRRRFERQKIHPDRIAAIYFGLHDQKEFVAGVKAFSDRVAQLPGPVVPAPRAPGGGPTRPQARPAGRGAEQAAPAPEAQEES; from the coding sequence ATGCCGGAGCTAGCGCGGCAGCCGGGTCGCCCGCGCATCGTCGGGTTCCTGTGCGATTTCGCCGTCGACGCGTCGTCGTTGATGGACGCCGACGGGACGATGCGGGATGCGCCGAACGTCAAACTGATCAAGGTGCCGTGTTCCGGCTTCATCCGGCCCGCCTGGCTGGAGTTCGCGCTGCGCAACGGCGCGGAAGGGGTGTTCGTCTGCGGCTGTCCGCTCGGCGACTGCTTCAACCGCCTCGGCAACAACCTGATCGGGGACCGGGTCGTGCAGCTGCGGCGGCGGTTCGAGCGGCAGAAAATCCATCCCGACCGTATTGCGGCGATCTACTTCGGGTTGCACGATCAGAAAGAGTTTGTCGCCGGGGTGAAGGCGTTCAGCGACCGCGTCGCGCAGCTGCCCGGGCCCGTGGTCCCGGCGCCGCGCGCGCCCGGCGGTGGTCCGACCCGTCCCCAGGCGCGGCCGGCCGGCCGGGGCGCAGAGCAGGCCGCCCCGGCGCCCGAGGCTCAGGAGGAATCGTGA
- a CDS encoding cytochrome b N-terminal domain-containing protein, whose product MYSRALARLLDWTLRLDVAINRVYPEDFNPLYYTGGLSNLFLTILVLSGIFLFLYYIPSFNDAYISVQFITNQVPYGQIIRGVHRYAADGFMIAVLLHFFRNWFTDRFRFSRDEPWISGMMLLLFTGFLGVTGYVLVWDERSQLIVALTGRTLGAVPWVGGWLQNEWQGSAGISNLLLPRMLYLHVGLAVLLYILLWWHYVRIRHPKVWPPAVWTLFSLGLVFLLTGLLPAASQPAARPDAVPQALAVDWLFLLPYVGLKVLSPVVLVALAVVIVVYGLYIPYQLPETPSALGIRDSGIAQVVDANCTGCELCYYDCPYNAIVMTPSPHPGVTKAAQARKLFAVVLESRCVECGICIGACPFEALELPRMLERDVQEKVVAACRS is encoded by the coding sequence GTGTATAGCCGGGCGCTCGCCCGTCTCCTGGATTGGACGCTCCGGCTGGACGTGGCGATCAACCGCGTCTACCCCGAGGACTTCAATCCACTGTACTATACCGGGGGCCTGTCCAACCTGTTCCTGACGATCCTGGTGCTGTCCGGCATCTTCCTGTTCCTGTACTACATCCCGTCCTTCAACGACGCGTACATCTCGGTGCAGTTCATCACGAACCAGGTTCCGTACGGCCAGATCATCCGCGGCGTCCATCGGTACGCCGCCGACGGCTTCATGATCGCGGTGCTGCTGCACTTCTTCCGCAACTGGTTCACAGACCGGTTCCGCTTCTCGCGCGACGAGCCGTGGATCAGCGGCATGATGCTGTTGCTGTTCACCGGGTTCCTCGGCGTGACCGGTTACGTGCTGGTGTGGGACGAGCGCAGCCAGCTGATCGTCGCGCTGACCGGGCGCACGCTGGGCGCGGTGCCGTGGGTCGGCGGGTGGCTGCAGAACGAGTGGCAGGGGAGCGCCGGCATCTCCAACCTGCTGCTCCCGCGCATGCTCTATCTGCACGTCGGGCTCGCGGTCCTCCTGTACATCCTGCTGTGGTGGCACTACGTGCGCATCCGGCACCCGAAGGTGTGGCCGCCGGCGGTCTGGACGCTGTTCTCGCTCGGCCTGGTCTTTCTTTTGACCGGCCTGCTGCCGGCGGCGAGCCAGCCGGCCGCGCGCCCGGATGCCGTGCCGCAGGCGCTCGCCGTGGACTGGCTCTTCCTGCTGCCGTACGTGGGCCTCAAGGTGCTGTCGCCGGTCGTCCTGGTGGCGCTGGCCGTCGTTATCGTGGTGTACGGCCTGTACATTCCGTACCAGCTGCCGGAGACGCCCTCGGCGCTCGGCATCCGCGACTCCGGGATCGCGCAGGTGGTCGACGCGAATTGCACGGGCTGCGAGTTGTGCTACTACGATTGTCCGTACAACGCGATCGTGATGACGCCGAGCCCGCACCCGGGCGTCACGAAGGCGGCGCAGGCCCGGAAGCTGTTCGCGGTAGTGTTGGAATCGCGGTGCGTCGAGTGCGGCATCTGCATCGGCGCGTGCCCGTTCGAGGCGCTCGAGCTGCCGCGGATGCTTGAACGCGACGTTCAGGAGAAGGTGGTGGCGGCATGCCGGAGCTAG
- a CDS encoding cytochrome b N-terminal domain-containing protein gives MLANLKEWLHDRKQHLDLFDETKTAQQDNPLYIVGGLVWLTWMIVIVSGIILMVWYIPTTTGAYRSIMHLTEDIPFGWLVRGFHKYGADMLVISITIRIYRMYFAGEYKKPGELSWMILFASLVLAMISGITGYALIWNQRAFWAAKTVLTVPTYYDEIPGVGQTGIGHAIAYIFLGGPALGQPTLTRFYAIHYGISIVFAILAEIFFYRTRRRRLNLSFFTIGLILAFLTYVSFDQLTAMGRWANPNRTPLPILSDWYFLALYQLVKYMPPLWAGIAPGLLIGYGMIVPFLDRTKETRPLERPFFFVVGAYALALFIGFTTLIMLNIAVISRDPPIILAVTIVVLSFAFIWEMVHRRRKAQAAAARRPVPAGRPAAAS, from the coding sequence ATGCTGGCCAACCTCAAGGAGTGGCTGCACGACCGCAAGCAGCATCTCGACCTGTTCGACGAAACCAAGACGGCGCAGCAGGACAACCCGCTGTACATCGTCGGCGGGCTCGTCTGGCTGACCTGGATGATCGTCATCGTTTCCGGCATCATCCTGATGGTCTGGTACATTCCGACGACCACCGGCGCCTACCGCTCGATCATGCACCTGACGGAAGACATCCCGTTCGGCTGGCTCGTGCGCGGCTTCCACAAATACGGCGCGGACATGCTGGTCATTTCGATCACGATCCGCATCTACCGCATGTACTTTGCCGGCGAGTACAAGAAGCCGGGCGAACTGTCGTGGATGATCCTTTTCGCGTCGCTGGTGCTCGCGATGATCTCGGGCATCACCGGCTACGCGCTGATCTGGAACCAGCGGGCGTTTTGGGCGGCCAAGACGGTCCTGACCGTGCCCACGTACTACGACGAGATTCCCGGTGTCGGGCAGACCGGCATCGGGCACGCGATCGCCTACATCTTTCTCGGCGGTCCGGCGCTCGGGCAGCCGACGCTGACCCGGTTCTACGCAATCCACTACGGAATCTCGATCGTCTTCGCGATTCTGGCGGAGATCTTCTTCTACCGGACGCGCCGGCGGCGCCTCAATCTCTCGTTCTTCACGATCGGTCTGATACTCGCGTTCCTGACGTACGTGAGCTTCGATCAGCTCACGGCGATGGGACGGTGGGCCAACCCGAACCGGACTCCGCTGCCGATCCTCTCGGACTGGTACTTCCTCGCGCTGTACCAGCTCGTGAAGTACATGCCGCCGCTCTGGGCCGGCATCGCGCCGGGCCTGCTGATCGGCTACGGCATGATCGTGCCGTTCCTCGACCGGACCAAGGAGACGCGGCCGCTCGAGCGTCCGTTCTTCTTCGTCGTCGGCGCGTACGCGCTCGCGCTCTTCATCGGGTTCACGACGCTGATCATGCTTAACATCGCGGTCATCAGCCGGGACCCGCCGATCATTCTGGCGGTGACGATCGTTGTGCTGTCGTTTGCCTTTATCTGGGAAATGGTGCACCGGCGCCGTAAGGCGCAGGCCGCCGCAGCCCGCCGCCCGGTGCCCGCCGGCCGCCCGGCGGCCGCGTCCTGA
- a CDS encoding c-type cytochrome produces the protein MSTGFWGRRAPAALAVLAAALVAAGCQGRVGMTGATVGLSLPPTQYVEIPLVTDENERPIVPDAIEGKKVFDANCAVCHGPKGDGNGPMAATLTAPDKDVLTALLGVFHLELHRPPLPSKPVNFHNRDLEAVVSPAIMYETVTGGRPHTAMPAFGPAASFGANKAQDLTNAERWDANAYEMMFRTSPEELSAAKQLYDQQCAACHGVNGDGRGPRGAEMAGQLWSWARHEGPGIFTDPNQMVQRNPSELSNAILDGHGLMPSFRGKLTKQQLDGLVDYVYTFFYKHPPIK, from the coding sequence ATGTCCACCGGGTTTTGGGGACGGCGTGCACCCGCGGCGTTGGCCGTGCTTGCGGCCGCGTTGGTCGCCGCCGGTTGCCAGGGCCGGGTCGGGATGACCGGCGCCACGGTCGGCCTGAGCCTGCCCCCAACCCAATACGTCGAGATCCCGCTCGTCACGGATGAGAACGAACGGCCTATCGTCCCCGACGCGATCGAAGGCAAGAAGGTGTTTGATGCCAACTGCGCCGTCTGCCACGGTCCCAAAGGCGACGGCAACGGGCCGATGGCGGCAACGCTGACCGCCCCGGACAAGGACGTGCTGACGGCCTTGCTCGGCGTGTTTCATCTCGAACTGCACCGGCCGCCGCTGCCGAGCAAGCCGGTCAACTTCCACAACCGTGACCTCGAGGCGGTCGTCAGCCCGGCGATCATGTACGAGACGGTCACCGGCGGGCGGCCCCACACCGCGATGCCCGCGTTCGGGCCGGCGGCGTCGTTCGGCGCGAACAAGGCCCAGGACCTGACGAACGCCGAGCGCTGGGACGCGAACGCGTACGAGATGATGTTTCGCACGAGCCCCGAGGAGCTCAGCGCGGCAAAGCAGCTCTACGACCAGCAGTGCGCGGCGTGCCACGGTGTGAACGGCGACGGCCGGGGCCCCCGCGGCGCGGAGATGGCCGGGCAGCTGTGGTCGTGGGCGCGGCACGAGGGCCCCGGCATCTTCACCGATCCGAACCAGATGGTGCAGCGCAACCCGAGCGAGCTGAGTAACGCGATCCTCGACGGTCACGGGCTGATGCCGTCGTTCCGTGGCAAGCTGACCAAGCAACAGCTCGACGGGCTGGTGGACTACGTCTACACGTTCTTCTACAAGCATCCGCCCATCAAGTGA
- a CDS encoding carboxypeptidase-like regulatory domain-containing protein, with the protein MTLVAVLAAAVIAAAGVPGRAPAAPPAGPGPGDASGVIRGRVIDRTAPAHPVAGQLVRLEIVERGASSERQTRTGADGAYVFSGLPVGGLKIFLLTTDYQGATYEGAQRIVLTADAPARDLPLTVYEAGADRRALRGALLFAVVDVVPGALRVTTVEQVRNPTDRTVVATPADPLAFPLPAGAGAVQPLDGWRDPHTEDGRITDTRAILPGTAQVTYAYQERPRSGDAALAWTLPFGAARVEILVSDTDIRVAADGLRPADPVTTSGRRYVHWSGGSVGAGQAVLVRFSGLPAGEDRWPGAVAAALAAALAAGLGVALRRSAAKTRVPASSAS; encoded by the coding sequence GTGACGTTGGTCGCGGTCCTTGCCGCCGCGGTCATCGCGGCCGCGGGCGTTCCCGGCCGGGCCCCGGCCGCGCCGCCGGCGGGGCCGGGGCCCGGCGACGCGAGCGGCGTCATCCGCGGGCGGGTCATCGACCGGACGGCGCCCGCGCATCCCGTCGCGGGGCAACTCGTGCGCCTGGAGATCGTCGAGCGCGGAGCGTCGTCCGAGCGGCAGACGCGGACCGGCGCGGACGGCGCCTACGTTTTCTCGGGCCTGCCGGTCGGCGGCCTAAAGATCTTCCTCCTGACCACCGACTACCAGGGCGCCACATACGAAGGGGCGCAGCGCATCGTGCTCACCGCGGACGCCCCGGCGCGCGACCTGCCGTTGACCGTCTACGAAGCGGGCGCGGACCGCCGCGCGCTGCGCGGCGCGCTCCTTTTCGCCGTGGTGGACGTCGTACCCGGGGCGCTGCGCGTGACGACGGTGGAGCAGGTGCGGAACCCCACCGACCGCACGGTCGTGGCCACCCCCGCGGACCCGCTGGCGTTCCCGCTGCCGGCCGGAGCCGGTGCGGTGCAGCCGCTCGACGGCTGGCGCGACCCGCACACGGAGGACGGCCGGATCACCGACACGCGCGCGATCCTCCCCGGCACGGCCCAAGTCACCTATGCCTACCAGGAACGTCCGCGGAGCGGTGACGCGGCGCTCGCGTGGACGCTGCCCTTCGGCGCGGCGCGCGTCGAGATTCTAGTGTCGGACACCGACATTCGCGTCGCAGCGGACGGACTCCGTCCCGCAGACCCGGTCACGACATCGGGACGGCGGTACGTCCACTGGTCGGGCGGTTCGGTCGGGGCCGGGCAGGCCGTGTTGGTCCGTTTCTCCGGCCTACCGGCCGGCGAGGACCGGTGGCCCGGAGCGGTCGCCGCGGCGCTGGCGGCCGCGCTGGCGGCGGGGCTCGGCGTCGCTCTGCGGCGGTCGGCGGCGAAGACGCGCGTCCCGGCCTCGAGCGCCTCCTGA
- a CDS encoding heme lyase CcmF/NrfE family subunit encodes MASLGRFALLGALALTLYAIAGATVGARARRAEFVASAVRALGGSAAMLGAAAIVLWYALATRDYTFQYVAAHVNDAQPFIYDLTAFWGGMEGSLLLWALVLAGYSLLALRAVGRTQPALVPGMVVVLGGVAAFFLVMLTAVASPFTTVPFPPADGAGMNPLLLNPWMAIHPPTLYLGYVGLTVPFAIVMAALGSGHAADGGVLLARRWMVWAWYCLSMGLWFGAKWSYVVLGWGGYWAWDPVENAALMPWLVATAFIHSVMIQERREMLSRWNVVLVILAFGLSIFGTFLTRSGVLSSVHSFTQSSLGTLFLVFLAGTLIAAFAVAAWRWDALRGRYELDAALSRESAFVLNNVLFLAIALAVFLGTVFPVISEVLTGRRINVGPPFFDHVVPPLAAGLLVLMGVGPLLAWRRSSAEHLRRNFLAPGAAGVAVAGVLLGAGMRASGPVLVFALAGFVAGTIVLEFARGMRVRQSLRGEAAPRAFVALIARNRRRYGGYIVHFGMLLLLCGVTGSSVFATQRVATLAPGESAAVGPYRVRYEGLGQATAHGALVVGARLRVFDGARDLGPLTAARNLYLNGRDSTSEVALRSTPRDDLYITLVGWAADGRATLRLLVNPLVMWMWAGGLVLSVGAIIAMLPEARPGPAVVTVPARLVGTAGR; translated from the coding sequence GTGGCTAGCCTCGGCCGGTTCGCTCTCCTCGGCGCGCTCGCTCTGACCTTGTACGCCATCGCCGGAGCGACGGTCGGCGCGCGCGCCCGCCGCGCGGAGTTCGTCGCGAGCGCGGTCCGGGCCCTCGGCGGGTCCGCGGCGATGCTCGGCGCGGCCGCGATTGTACTCTGGTACGCGCTCGCGACCCGCGACTACACCTTCCAGTACGTCGCCGCGCACGTCAATGACGCACAGCCGTTCATCTACGATCTGACGGCCTTCTGGGGGGGTATGGAAGGCTCGCTGCTGCTGTGGGCCCTCGTGCTGGCCGGCTACTCGCTGCTGGCCCTCCGGGCGGTCGGTCGCACGCAGCCTGCGCTGGTTCCCGGGATGGTCGTGGTGCTCGGCGGCGTGGCAGCCTTCTTTCTCGTGATGCTGACCGCGGTCGCGTCGCCGTTCACGACCGTGCCGTTCCCGCCGGCCGACGGAGCAGGCATGAACCCTCTGCTGCTCAATCCCTGGATGGCGATCCATCCCCCGACGTTGTATCTCGGCTACGTCGGTCTGACGGTGCCGTTTGCGATCGTCATGGCGGCCCTCGGGTCCGGGCACGCCGCCGACGGCGGCGTGCTGCTGGCTCGGCGCTGGATGGTCTGGGCATGGTACTGCCTCAGCATGGGGTTGTGGTTCGGCGCGAAATGGTCGTACGTCGTGCTCGGATGGGGCGGGTACTGGGCGTGGGACCCGGTGGAGAACGCCGCCTTGATGCCGTGGCTTGTCGCGACCGCCTTCATTCACTCGGTGATGATTCAGGAACGCCGCGAGATGCTGAGCCGCTGGAACGTCGTGCTCGTGATCCTCGCGTTCGGCCTGTCGATCTTCGGCACGTTCCTCACCCGCAGCGGCGTGCTGAGCAGCGTGCACTCGTTCACGCAGTCGTCGCTCGGCACGCTGTTCCTCGTGTTTCTCGCCGGGACCCTGATCGCGGCGTTTGCCGTCGCGGCGTGGCGGTGGGACGCCCTGCGCGGCCGGTACGAGCTCGACGCGGCGCTGTCGCGGGAGAGTGCGTTCGTCCTCAACAACGTGCTGTTTCTCGCGATTGCGCTGGCGGTGTTCCTCGGCACGGTCTTTCCCGTCATCTCCGAAGTACTGACGGGCCGGCGCATCAACGTCGGCCCGCCGTTCTTCGACCACGTCGTCCCGCCGCTTGCCGCGGGCCTCCTGGTGCTGATGGGCGTAGGACCGCTGCTCGCCTGGCGCCGCTCCTCGGCGGAGCACCTACGCCGCAACTTCCTGGCGCCGGGCGCCGCGGGCGTGGCCGTCGCCGGGGTGCTGCTCGGCGCGGGCATGCGGGCGTCCGGGCCGGTTCTCGTCTTCGCGCTCGCCGGCTTTGTGGCGGGCACGATTGTCCTCGAATTCGCCCGCGGGATGCGCGTCCGGCAGTCGCTGCGCGGCGAGGCGGCGCCGCGGGCGTTCGTGGCGCTCATCGCGCGCAACCGCCGGCGCTACGGCGGCTACATCGTGCACTTCGGGATGCTGCTCCTGCTCTGCGGCGTGACGGGTTCGTCCGTCTTCGCGACGCAGCGCGTGGCGACGCTCGCACCGGGTGAGAGCGCGGCGGTCGGACCGTACCGGGTGCGCTACGAGGGCCTCGGACAGGCGACCGCGCACGGCGCGCTCGTCGTCGGCGCGCGGCTCCGCGTCTTCGACGGGGCGCGGGACCTCGGCCCGCTCACCGCCGCGCGCAACTTGTATCTCAACGGCCGCGACTCGACGAGCGAGGTGGCCCTGCGCAGCACGCCGCGGGACGACCTGTACATCACGCTCGTCGGTTGGGCGGCGGACGGGCGGGCGACGCTGCGGCTGCTCGTCAACCCGCTCGTGATGTGGATGTGGGCCGGCGGCCTTGTCCTCAGCGTCGGCGCGATCATCGCGATGCTGCCGGAGGCGCGTCCGGGGCCGGCGGTGGTGACGGTGCCGGCGCGCCTCGTCGGGACCGCCGGACGGTGA
- a CDS encoding cytochrome c maturation protein CcmE, producing the protein MSAAARPRGAGRRTLVFAGGTVLIVLSLAYLVYGGIQQGATYWVTVGELRQRASSLPPRVRLGGTVAAGTVRWDDAHRHLSFVITDGASTLPVRYTGVVPDIFAEGRQVVVEGGIARDGAFDATTLLAKCPTKYNPADPKSPR; encoded by the coding sequence GTGAGCGCCGCCGCCCGACCGCGCGGCGCGGGACGCCGCACGCTCGTCTTCGCCGGCGGCACGGTGCTCATCGTGCTGTCGCTGGCCTATCTCGTCTACGGCGGCATCCAACAGGGGGCGACCTACTGGGTGACGGTCGGCGAGCTGCGGCAGCGGGCGTCGTCGCTTCCGCCGCGGGTGCGCCTCGGCGGGACGGTCGCGGCGGGCACCGTACGCTGGGACGACGCGCACCGGCACCTGTCGTTCGTAATCACCGACGGCGCGTCCACGCTGCCGGTGCGCTACACGGGCGTCGTGCCCGACATCTTCGCCGAAGGTCGGCAGGTGGTGGTGGAGGGCGGCATCGCGCGGGACGGTGCCTTCGACGCGACCACGCTGCTGGCGAAGTGCCCGACGAAGTACAACCCGGCGGATCCCAAATCCCCGCGGTGA
- a CDS encoding CcmD family protein translates to MTYLFWSFAVVWAALFVYVRALIRRARALEDEVKRLGGGAA, encoded by the coding sequence ATGACGTATCTCTTCTGGTCGTTCGCGGTGGTCTGGGCCGCGCTCTTCGTCTACGTGCGCGCGTTGATTCGCCGTGCGCGCGCCCTCGAGGACGAGGTGAAGCGGCTCGGCGGAGGCGCGGCGTGA
- the ccsA gene encoding cytochrome c biogenesis protein CcsA: protein MNDVRRTPDGWLVWAMGGLMLAALYGAFIYAPRESIMGDVQRIFYVHLPLAWVGFVAFGHSAWAAVQYLRTARRGWDVASAAAAEIGVLFASLVIITGSLWARPVWNTWWTWDPQLVTYLILWFIYAGYLLLRAAAGDDDRQRRIAAVFAIVGFVDVPLVWFSARYLRALSPVIFTSHSVGLAPQMAWALLVGLVAWSVVYVLLVRLRIGLGVMEAQVEALADDRARTA from the coding sequence ATGAATGACGTGCGTCGAACACCGGACGGGTGGCTCGTGTGGGCGATGGGGGGCCTGATGCTCGCCGCCCTCTACGGGGCGTTCATCTACGCGCCGCGCGAGAGCATCATGGGCGATGTCCAGCGCATCTTCTACGTGCACCTGCCGCTGGCGTGGGTCGGGTTCGTCGCCTTCGGCCATTCCGCGTGGGCGGCCGTGCAGTATCTGCGAACCGCCCGGCGGGGCTGGGACGTCGCGAGCGCCGCGGCCGCGGAGATCGGCGTGCTGTTCGCGAGCCTCGTCATCATCACCGGCTCGCTGTGGGCGCGGCCCGTGTGGAACACCTGGTGGACCTGGGATCCGCAGCTCGTCACGTACCTGATTCTGTGGTTCATCTACGCGGGGTATTTGCTGCTCCGGGCCGCCGCCGGCGACGACGACCGCCAGCGCCGGATCGCCGCGGTCTTCGCGATCGTCGGGTTCGTCGACGTGCCGCTGGTGTGGTTCTCAGCCCGGTACCTCCGGGCGCTCTCGCCCGTGATCTTCACCTCCCACAGCGTCGGTCTGGCGCCGCAGATGGCGTGGGCGCTGCTCGTCGGCCTCGTCGCGTGGAGCGTCGTGTACGTCCTGCTGGTGCGGCTTCGGATCGGCCTCGGCGTGATGGAGGCGCAGGTCGAGGCGCTTGCGGACGACCGGGCGCGGACGGCATGA